In a genomic window of Dyadobacter fermentans DSM 18053:
- a CDS encoding response regulator, which translates to MKKILLVEDHAIVRLATRFLILDLLNPVVVYEAGSFSETLTQLSHSPADLVVLDINIPDGEGFNMIPKIREIQPKVLIMIFSSLEEEIYALHYMKAGANGFLSKNASQEEIKKAILSMLEAGNYISTAVQQQLLRNTVENKPNGENPLEHLSQRELEVMDMLIEGYWTKEIAIKLNLTESSVSTYKSRIFDKLKVSTLIEMFKKVQFYKSRNPGI; encoded by the coding sequence ATGAAAAAAATCTTACTGGTTGAAGACCATGCGATTGTCAGGCTGGCCACCCGGTTCCTGATCCTCGACTTACTGAATCCGGTGGTCGTGTACGAGGCTGGTTCTTTCAGTGAGACCCTTACCCAACTGTCGCACTCTCCGGCGGACCTCGTCGTGCTGGACATCAACATTCCAGACGGTGAAGGCTTCAATATGATCCCGAAGATCCGTGAAATTCAGCCGAAAGTCCTGATCATGATCTTTTCCAGCCTGGAAGAAGAGATTTACGCATTGCATTACATGAAAGCAGGAGCCAATGGATTTCTTTCAAAAAACGCTTCGCAGGAGGAGATTAAAAAAGCAATATTATCCATGCTTGAAGCAGGCAACTATATCAGCACCGCCGTGCAGCAGCAGCTCCTCCGCAACACGGTCGAGAACAAACCGAATGGCGAAAATCCCCTCGAACACTTGTCGCAACGCGAACTGGAAGTGATGGATATGCTTATTGAAGGCTACTGGACGAAAGAAATTGCCATCAAACTCAACCTGACCGAAAGCTCGGTTAGCACCTACAAATCACGCATTTTTGACAAACTGAAAGTATCGACGCTGATCGAAATGTTCAAAAAAGTGCAGTTTTACAAAAGCCGGAATCCCGGCATCTGA
- a CDS encoding response regulator transcription factor, with translation MKFLCIENHPLLLLGLRMVFAECYPHATVAHAATFEEALTILETETFALAVVDIEIPGGENVRMMEIMREKQVGLPILIHSGFDEKVYALPYLQAGADGFISKQAPHEEFKNAVQAILDHGRYVSYEVQQVFLTSFTDTSGRSTGNPIVSLSPRERRVMQLMTEGKWTKEIAAIMNLKENTISTYKRRIYDKMQVKDPVELSKKIALFR, from the coding sequence ATGAAATTTTTATGTATTGAAAACCACCCGCTTCTGTTGCTGGGACTAAGAATGGTTTTTGCCGAATGCTACCCGCATGCAACCGTCGCCCACGCTGCTACGTTCGAAGAGGCGCTTACTATACTCGAAACGGAAACGTTCGCTCTGGCGGTGGTAGACATCGAAATCCCCGGCGGCGAAAACGTGCGGATGATGGAAATCATGCGCGAAAAGCAGGTCGGACTTCCTATTCTGATCCATTCGGGATTCGATGAAAAGGTGTATGCGCTGCCCTACCTGCAAGCCGGGGCGGACGGCTTCATTTCTAAGCAGGCGCCGCATGAGGAATTCAAGAATGCGGTGCAGGCGATCCTCGATCACGGCCGGTATGTCAGCTACGAAGTCCAGCAAGTGTTCCTCACCAGCTTCACCGACACCAGCGGCCGCTCCACGGGCAACCCGATTGTGTCGCTCTCACCCCGCGAGCGCCGCGTAATGCAGCTCATGACCGAGGGAAAATGGACAAAGGAAATAGCGGCCATCATGAACCTGAAAGAAAACACGATCAGCACGTACAAAAGGCGCATTTACGACAAAATGCAGGTGAAGGACCCGGTGGAACTATCAAAAAAAATAGCGTTGTTCAGATAA
- a CDS encoding TonB-dependent receptor domain-containing protein: MKMLRFLLVVSILACSLLSPAFAQFPAAGSSQPKALPGTAGDQSPKGSARITGSIVDSASSKPIEFVSIALYDKSNNKAIDGTVADDKGKFALTKLAAGDYKILVSFIGYANKTVDNIKLGKGQDVDLGTISLGSNTKTLNEVTVTGQAALIEEKVDRLVYNAEKDITAKGGDATDILRKVPLLTVDLDGNVSLRGSQNIRVLINNKPSTIIANSVADALKQIPADQIKSVEVITSPSAKYDAEGSGGIINIITKKNSLQGLNLNIDAGVGNRGSMLALNGGYRKGKAGFTIGGFGRGMYNTVTKSTLEQTSTVENVTTTTRQTGDGSSHGLFGNYNLGFDYDISKNQSLTAGVKYGVRNFSNQQDLATRLMKTGSTDVLSARNVAADNLSGTVDVNVDYLHTFKPQQEWSVSTLYSRNDLTNDFDADIFDDKNLKARQRNLNKSINQEFTFQSDYQTPIKKNQMLEFGGKGIFREVKSKYSFLIAEPTGDYRPETDQPAGDLTYHQNIAAAYSSYTYTTKKRYTFKGGLRYEHTFIDAATNEGVVGVGNYGVLVPSVNASKTFKGTTVKLGYNRRIQRPGLQQLNPNFNSANPQNITVGNPELRPELTNNYELGLSKNIKKTYVNATFFGRFTNNAITQVRQPSDTLAGAIVTTYENIGKQHAYGANIFANIAATSKINFGMFANAFYTKLTGQTVGQDGISQEIDNTGVNISGGLFSQATFGNGWGAQAFGFMQGQQIQLQGKQGGFGFYTVGVKKEFANKKASLGLAAENFLSKRFKMHTELTSLQFNQVNDIYLYNRGFRLTFTYKIGKMTMDAPRRKAKSVNNDDVKSEGGGQQQGGGGQGGGNAPR; encoded by the coding sequence ATGAAAATGCTAAGATTTCTCCTCGTTGTTTCCATCCTTGCCTGCTCACTCCTGTCACCGGCATTTGCGCAATTTCCCGCCGCAGGAAGCAGCCAGCCCAAAGCCCTGCCCGGAACGGCCGGCGACCAAAGCCCCAAGGGATCGGCCAGAATTACCGGTTCCATCGTTGATTCCGCTTCATCCAAACCCATCGAATTTGTTAGCATTGCACTTTACGACAAGTCGAACAACAAGGCCATTGACGGAACGGTAGCCGATGATAAGGGGAAATTCGCGCTCACCAAACTCGCTGCCGGCGACTACAAGATACTCGTATCGTTCATTGGTTATGCCAATAAAACCGTCGACAATATCAAGCTCGGCAAAGGACAGGACGTGGATCTCGGGACGATCAGCCTCGGCTCCAATACCAAAACCCTGAATGAGGTAACGGTAACCGGACAAGCCGCGTTGATCGAAGAGAAAGTTGACCGCCTCGTTTACAATGCCGAAAAGGACATTACCGCCAAAGGTGGCGACGCTACCGACATCCTGCGCAAAGTTCCGCTCCTAACCGTTGACCTGGACGGCAACGTATCGCTGCGCGGAAGCCAGAATATACGCGTGCTGATCAACAACAAACCCAGCACGATCATCGCCAACAGCGTAGCCGATGCATTGAAACAAATCCCGGCCGACCAGATTAAGTCGGTAGAAGTGATCACCAGCCCATCAGCCAAATACGATGCAGAAGGCTCGGGCGGGATCATTAACATCATTACCAAAAAGAACTCCCTGCAAGGTTTAAACCTGAATATCGACGCGGGTGTCGGAAACCGTGGTTCCATGCTTGCACTCAATGGCGGCTACCGCAAGGGCAAAGCCGGTTTCACGATCGGCGGCTTCGGACGAGGGATGTACAATACGGTAACCAAAAGCACATTGGAACAAACCAGCACCGTAGAGAACGTTACCACAACCACGCGCCAAACCGGCGACGGTTCCAGCCACGGCCTTTTCGGTAACTATAACCTGGGTTTTGATTACGACATTTCCAAAAACCAAAGCCTCACGGCCGGTGTGAAATACGGCGTACGCAATTTCTCCAACCAGCAGGACCTCGCCACCCGACTAATGAAAACCGGCTCGACGGATGTGCTTTCAGCACGTAATGTGGCTGCCGACAACCTTTCGGGAACGGTGGACGTGAACGTCGATTACCTGCATACGTTCAAGCCGCAGCAGGAATGGAGCGTATCGACGCTGTACAGCCGCAATGACCTGACCAATGACTTCGACGCCGACATTTTTGACGATAAAAACCTGAAAGCGCGCCAGCGGAACCTGAACAAGAGCATTAACCAGGAATTTACGTTCCAATCTGACTATCAGACACCTATTAAGAAAAACCAGATGCTGGAATTCGGTGGAAAAGGCATTTTCCGGGAAGTAAAAAGTAAATACAGCTTCCTCATCGCCGAACCTACCGGCGACTACCGCCCCGAAACCGACCAGCCTGCCGGTGACCTGACTTACCATCAGAACATTGCCGCGGCCTATTCGTCCTACACTTATACGACTAAAAAGCGCTACACTTTCAAAGGCGGCTTGCGCTACGAACACACATTTATCGACGCGGCCACGAACGAAGGTGTGGTGGGTGTGGGCAATTACGGCGTGCTCGTGCCGAGTGTGAATGCATCCAAAACATTTAAGGGAACCACCGTGAAACTGGGTTACAACCGACGCATCCAGCGCCCGGGCTTGCAGCAGCTCAACCCCAACTTTAACTCGGCCAACCCGCAGAACATTACCGTCGGTAACCCCGAACTGCGCCCGGAACTTACAAACAACTACGAACTCGGGCTGAGTAAGAACATCAAGAAAACGTATGTGAATGCTACATTCTTCGGTCGGTTCACGAACAATGCGATCACGCAGGTACGCCAGCCTTCGGATACGCTCGCGGGCGCCATCGTGACGACCTACGAGAACATCGGTAAGCAGCATGCCTACGGCGCGAACATCTTCGCCAACATCGCCGCTACTTCCAAAATCAACTTCGGGATGTTCGCCAATGCATTTTACACGAAGCTGACCGGCCAAACAGTCGGACAGGACGGGATTTCGCAGGAAATCGACAACACCGGGGTGAATATCAGCGGTGGTTTGTTCTCGCAGGCTACCTTCGGCAATGGCTGGGGCGCGCAGGCGTTCGGATTCATGCAAGGTCAGCAGATCCAGTTGCAGGGTAAGCAGGGCGGATTCGGGTTCTACACCGTCGGTGTGAAGAAGGAATTTGCCAATAAAAAGGCCAGCCTCGGCCTCGCTGCGGAAAACTTCCTGAGCAAAAGATTTAAAATGCATACCGAATTGACTTCCTTGCAGTTCAACCAGGTCAATGACATTTATTTGTACAACCGCGGGTTCCGCCTCACATTCACCTACAAAATAGGTAAAATGACAATGGACGCGCCGCGCAGAAAAGCCAAATCCGTGAACAATGACGACGTGAAAAGCGAAGGCGGAGGCCAGCAGCAAGGCGGTGGCGGCCAGGGCGGCGGAAACGCCCCTCGCTAA
- a CDS encoding response regulator transcription factor encodes MNILIIEDEPLTVLGLKQKIKEINPAAMVDNAPSVDMAFELTGQNTYELIILDIDIKGKAGAGVVERMKTLYPATAILVITDLDERIYGLPYIKAGSDGFLSKLAPSAQFDEAIRGMMVMGKYASTALQQQIIQENHVTRSVRHANPLKSISAREKQVMNHLIAGKSTAEIAAILNINKTTVGTHKMRILRKMQVNSLIKLIEKVRMLS; translated from the coding sequence ATGAATATACTCATTATCGAGGACGAGCCGCTGACGGTGCTTGGGTTGAAACAGAAAATCAAAGAAATCAATCCCGCCGCGATGGTGGATAATGCCCCGTCCGTCGACATGGCTTTTGAACTGACCGGACAAAACACTTACGAACTGATTATCCTCGATATCGACATTAAAGGCAAGGCAGGCGCCGGAGTGGTGGAGCGCATGAAAACGCTTTATCCCGCCACCGCGATTCTCGTGATCACGGATTTAGATGAGCGCATTTACGGACTGCCGTATATCAAGGCAGGTTCTGACGGATTTTTATCCAAACTGGCGCCATCCGCACAGTTCGACGAGGCAATCCGGGGCATGATGGTGATGGGTAAATATGCCAGTACCGCTTTGCAGCAGCAGATTATCCAGGAAAACCACGTCACGCGGTCCGTGCGGCATGCCAATCCGCTCAAAAGCATTTCCGCCCGAGAGAAGCAGGTCATGAACCACCTGATCGCCGGAAAGTCCACCGCCGAAATCGCCGCAATTCTGAACATTAACAAGACAACCGTGGGTACTCACAAAATGCGGATACTCCGGAAAATGCAGGTCAATAGTCTCATCAAGCTGATCGAAAAGGTCAGAATGTTGAGTTAG